The genomic DNA TTGACGTATGATTAGGTGTGGCTGTTGGCATGGTTGTTCTTGTTGATGTTGGTGCACTAATGGTGGACGGCATGATTGTTACTGAAGGTTCAATCATAGTGCTTGTGGTGGTTTTGATTGTTGTAGGTTCACCTGAGATGGTTCTTCTAGTTATTGTTTCTGTGGGTTCAACAGTGGAAGTTGTGATGGTTCTTGCCGTTTCCCCAGTTGTAGTACTTGCCatggttgttgctgtagctgCACTTGTGGTAGTTACCTTGCCTGTTGTGGTTCTGGATTCAACTGTACTGGCTGCTGTGGTTCTTGTTGACACAGGTGTGGTTTTAACCATGGCAGTTGCTGACATTGGGTTGGCTGTGGTGACTggcatgtttgttgttgttgttgttggagaTGCAACTACAGTGGTCACACTATTGTTTGTTGCTGTAGGTTCACCTGTAGTGGTTACGTTGGCTGTTATTACCGTGGGTTCAACTGTGGTGGTTGTTAGGGCTGTTCTAGATTTAACATCTGTGGTTGTGACAGGCATGGTGTTTGTCATTGTTGTTCCTGTGGTTTCCAAGGTGACTGTGGTGTTTTTTGTTTCCGTAGATGCACTTGTGCTGGTTTCCATGGTTGTTGTTTTAGTTGTTGTAGAGGCTTTTGTGTTTGCCAAGGTTGTTGATGCAgattttgttgtgttgtttgccATTGCTGTTGTTGTAGGTTCATACACAGGGGTTGGTGTGGGTTTAGTTGTCATATGTGCACCTGTTGTCGTTACCATGGCTATTGTTGTGGGTTCAACTTTAGTGCTTGTTGTGATGGATGCAGTGTTTTCCAAAGTTGTTGACGTATGATTAGGTGTGGTTGTTGGCATGGTTATTGTTGTTGATGTAAATGCACTAATGGTGGACGGCATGGTGGTTTCTGAAGATTCAATAGTAGTGCTTGTGGTGGTTTTGATTGTTGTAGGTTCACCTGAGATGGTTCCTCTAGTTATTGTTTCTGTGGGTTCAACAGTGGAAGTTGTGATGGTTCTTGCAGTTTCCCCAGTTGTAGTACTTGCCatggttgttgctgtagctgCACTTGTGTTAGTTACCTTGCCTGTTGTGGTTCTGGATTCAACTGTACTGGCTGCTGTGGTTCTTGTTGACTCAGGTGTGGTTTTAACCATGGCAGTTGCTGACATTGGGTTGGCTGTGGTGACTggcatgtttgttgttgttgttgttggagaTGCAACTACAGTGGTCACAGTATTGTTTGTTGCTGTAGGTTCACCTGTAGTGGTTACGCTGGCTGTTATTACTATGGGTTCAACTGTGGTGGTTGTTATGGCTGTTCTAGGTTCAACCACAGTGGTTGTGAGAGGCGTAGTGTTTGTCATTGTTGTTCCTGTGGTTTCCAAGGTGACTGTGGTGTCTTTTGTTTCCGTAGATGCACTTGTGCTGGTTTCCATGGTTGTTGTTTTAGTTGTTGTAGAAGCTTTTGTGTTTGCCAAGGTTGTTGATGcagattgtgttgtgttggttgCCATTGCTGTTATCGTAGGTTCATACACAGGGGTTGTTGTGGGTTTAGTTGTCATATGTGCACCTGTTGTCGTTACCATAGCTATTGTTGTGGGTTCAACTTTAGTGCTTGTTGTGATGGATGCAGTGTTTTCCATAGTTGTTGACGTATGATTAGGTGTGGTTGTTGGCACGGTTATTGTTGTTGATGTAAATGCACTAATGGTGGACGGGATGGTGGTTTCTGAAGATTCAATAGTAGTGCTTGTGGTGGTTTTGATTGTTGTAGGTTCACCTGAGATGGTTCCTCTAGTTATTGTTTCTGTGGGTTCAACAGTGGAAGTTGTGATGGTTCTTGCAGTTTCCCCAGTTGTAGTACTTGCCatggttgttgctgtagctgCACTTGTGTTAGTTACCTTGCCTGTTGTGGTTCTGGATTCAACTGTACTGGCTGCTGTGGTTCTTGTTGACTCAGGTGTGGTTTTAACCATGGCAGTTGCTGACATTGGGTTGGCTGTGGTGACTggcatgtttgttgttgttgttgttggagaTGCAACTACAGTGGTCACAGTATTGTTTGTTGCTGTAGGTTCACCTGTAGTGGTTACGTTGGCTGTTATTACCGTGGGTTCAACTGTGGTGGTTGTTAGGGCTGTTCTAGGTTTAACATCTGTGGTTGTGACAGGCATGGTGTTTGCCATTGTTGTTCCTGTGGTTTCCAAGGTGACTGTGGTGTTTTTTGTTTCCGTAGAGGCACTTGTGCTGGTTTCCATGGTTGTTGTTTTAGTTGTTGTAGAAGCTTTCGTGTTTGCCAAGGTTGTTGATACAGATTTTGTTGTGTTGGTTGCCATTGCTGTTGTTGTAGGTTCATACACAGCAGTTGGTGTGGGTTTAGTTGTCATATGTGCACCTGTTGTCGTTACCATGGCTATTGTTGTGGGTTCAACTTTAGTGCTTGTTGTGATGGATGCAGTGTTTTCCATGGTTGTTGACGTATGATTAGGTGTGGTTGTTGGCATGGTTATTGTTGTTGATGTAAATGCACTAATGGTGGACGGCATGGTGGTTTCTGAAGATTCAATAGTAGTGCTTGTGGTGGTTTTAATTGTTGTAGGTTCACCTGAGATTGTTCCTCTAGTTATTGTTTCTGTGGGTTCAACAGTGGAAGTTGTGATGGTTCTTGCAGTTTCTCCAGTTGTAGTACTTGCCatggttgttgctgtagctgCACTTGTGTTAGTTACCTTGCCTGTTGTGGTTCTGGATTCAACTGTACTGGCTGCTGTGGTTCTTGTTGACACAGGTGTGGTTTTAACCATGGCAGTTGCTGACATTGGGTTGGCTGTGGTGACTggcatgtttgttgttgttgttgttggagaTGCAACTACAGTGGTCACAGTATTGTTTGTTGCTGTAGGTTCACCTGTAGTGGTTACGTTGGCTGTTATTACCGTGGGTTCAACTGTGGTGGTTGTTAGGGCTGTTCTAGGTTTAACATCTGTGGTTGTGACAGACATGGTGTTTGCCATTGTTGTTCCTGTGGTTTCCAAGGTGACTGTGGTGTTTTTTGTTTCCGTAGATGCACTTGTGCTGGTTTCCATGGTTGTTGTTTTAGTTGTTGTAGAAGCTTTCGTGTTTGCCAAGGTTGTTGATGCAGATTTTGTTGTGTTGGTTGCCATTGCTGTTGTTGTAAGTTCATACACAGGAGTTGGTGTGGGTTTAGTTGTCATATGTGCACCTGTTGTCGTTACCATGGCTATTGTTGTGGGTTCAACTTTAGTGCTTGTTGTGATGGATGCAGTGTTTTCCATGGTTTTTGACGCATGATTAGGTGTGGTTGTTGGCATGGTTATTGTTGTTGATGTAAATGCACTAATGGTGGACGGCATGGTGGTTTCTGAAGATTCAATAGTAGTGCTTGTGGTGGTTTTGATTGTTGTAGGTTCACCTGAGATTGTTCCTCTAGTTATTGTTTCTGTGGGTTCAACAGTGGAAGTTGTGATGGTTCTTGCAGTTTCCCCAGTTGTAGTACTTGCCatggttgttgctgtagctgCACTTGTGGTAGTTACCTTGCCTGTTGTGGTTCTGGATTCAACTGTACTGGCTGCTGTGGTTCTTGTTGACTCAGGTGTGGTTTTAACCATGGCAGTTGCTGACATTGGGTTGGCTGTGGTGACTggcatgtttgttgttgttgttgttggagaTGCAACTACAGTGGTCACAGTATTGTTTGTTGCTGTAGGTTCACCTGTAGTGGTTACGTTGGCTGTTATTACTGTGGGTTCAACTGTGGTGGTTGTTATGGCTGTTCTAGGTTCAACCACTGTGGTTGTGACAGGCGTGGTGTTTGCCATTGTTGTTCCTGTGGTTTCCAAGGTGACTGTGGTGTTTTTTGTTTCCGTAGATGCACTTGTGCTGGTTTCCATGGTTGTTGTTTTAGTTGTTGTAGAAGCTTTCGTGTTTGCCAAAGTTGTTGATGCAGATTTTGTTGTGTTGGTTGCCATTGCTGTTGTTGTAGGTTCATACACAGGGTTGGTGTGGGTTTAGTTGTCATATGTGCACCTGTTGTCGTTACCATGGCTATTGTTGTGGGTTCAACTTTAGTGCTTGTTGTGATGGATGCAGTGTTTTCCATAGTTGTTGACGTATGATTAGGTGTGGTTGTTGGCATGGTTATTGTTGTTGATGTAAATGCACTAATGGTGGACGGCATGGTGGTTTCTGAAGATTCAATAGTAGTGCTTGTGGTGGTTTTGATTGTTGTAGGTTCACCTGAGATGGTTCCTCTAGTTATTGTTTCTGTGGGTTCAACAGTGGAAGTTGTGATGGTTCTTGCAGTTTCCCCAGTTGTAGTACTTGCCatggttgttgctgtagctgCACTTGTGGTAGTTACCTTGCCTGTTGTGGTTCTGGATTCAACTGTACTGGCTGCTGTGGTTCTTGTTGACTCAGGTGTGGTTTTAACCATGGTGGTTGCTGACATTGGGTTGGCTGTGGTGACTggcatgtttgttgttgttgttgttggagaTGCAACTACAGTGGTCACAGTATTGTTTGTTGCTGTAGGTTCACCTGTAGTGGTTACGTTGGCTGTTATTACCGTGGGTTCAACTGTGGTGGTTGTTAGGGCTGTTCTAGGTTTAACATCTGTGGTTGTGACAGGCATGGTGTTTGCCATTGTTGTTCCTGTGGTTTCCAAGGTGACTGTGGTGTTTTTTGTTTCCGTAGATGCACTTGTGCTGGTTTCCATGGTTGTTGTTTTAGTTGTTGTAGAAGCTTTTGTGTTTGCCAAGGTTGTTGTTGATGCAGATTTTGTTGTGTCAGTAGCCATTGCCGGTTCAAGCACAGTGGTTGGTTTGGTTTTGGTTGTCATATGTGCACCTGTTGTCGTTACCTTGATTGTTGTAGGTTCACCTGAGATGGTTTCTCTAGTTGTTGTTTCTCTGGGTTCAACAGTGGAAGTTGTTGTGGTGCATAGAATGTTTTTCATGGTTGTTGATGGAATATTAGGTGTGGTTGTTGGCATGGTTGCGGCAGTTTGAGATGCAGCAGGGGTCAGGTTGAGTGTTATTGATGCTGTTGTACTTAGGATGGTTACCTTGGTTTTACTCACTGGCAGTTCAATTGTGGTAGATTTTGTGACTCTTGTTGTGGTAGGCTTGGTATTTGCGATGGTTGTTGTTGTAGACACAGGTGTGAGCGTGGTCATTGACATGGTAGTTGGAGaggtttttgttgttgtatgtGCATCTGTTACAATGATTGTTATTTTTGTGCATACACATTTCGTAATTGCTACTTTTGTTGTTGTCACAGGCGGTGTGTTTGCCATGCTTGTCCTTGTAGCTTCAGCCATAGAGGTTAACATGGTGTGTATTGTCGTAGGTGCACCTATATTGATTGTTGATGTTATGGGCTCAACATGTGGGGCTGTTGTGGTTCTTATTGTTTTTACAGGTGTAGTATTTGCCATGGTTGTTGTTGATATAGGTGTGGTGGTTGGCATGACTGTTGTTGTTTGAGATGCAGCTTCAGTAGTTGGGTTGATTTCAGTTGTGATAGGTACACCTGTAGTGGCTACCTTCGGTGTTGCTGTTGTGGGTTCAACTGTAGTGGGTGTTCTTGTTTCCGTGGTGGTTGTTCGTGTTTCCGTGGTGGTTGTCACAGGGACATTCATAGTGATCTCCATGGCAGCTGTTATGGGTAGAATTGTTGCTGTAGGTGCGGCTGTTTTTGGCACCA from Alosa alosa isolate M-15738 ecotype Scorff River chromosome 20, AALO_Geno_1.1, whole genome shotgun sequence includes the following:
- the LOC125285701 gene encoding mucin-5AC-like encodes the protein MASTTTGETARTITTSTVEPTETITRGTISGEPTTIKTTTSTTIESSETTMPSTISAFTSTTITMPTTTPNHASKTMENTASITTSTKVEPTTIAMVTTTGAHMTTKPTPTPVYELTTTAMATNTTKSASTTLANTKASTTTKTTTMETSTSASTETKNTTVTLETTGTTMANTMSVTTTDVKPRTALTTTTVEPTVITANVTTTGEPTATNNTVTTVVASPTTTTTNMPVTTANPMSATAMVKTTPVSTRTTAASTVESRTTTGKVTNTSAATATTMAKTITRGTISGEPTTIKTTTSTTIESSETTIPSTISAFTSTTITVPTTTPNHTSTTMENTASITTSTKVEPTTIAMVTTTGAHMTTKPTTTPVYEPTITAMATNTTQSASTTLANTKASTTTKTTTMETSTSASTETKDTTVTLETTGTTMTNTTPLTTTVVEPRTAITTTTVEPIVITASVTTTGT
- the LOC125285702 gene encoding mucin-2-like → MNLLLVCYVAFSLAQMTSTTTTIRNTAVSTTTRGTTTGAATATKNTTVTLKPTGTTMANTTSVITTVVEPTTTTTTTTMPITTANPKSTTTSATTGTTMASTRIVTTARTTTTTTVEPTKTTKGTTPGEPTTSKTTLKPTGTTMANTTANPKSTTTSATTGTTMASTRIVTTARTTTTTTVEPTKTTKGTTPGEPTTSKTTLKPKGTTMANTKPVTTKRTTTKTTTISAGTLGTSATLLSFMLPIIPLLLSFVFSLMTTMVPKTAAPTATILPITAAMEITMNVPVTTTTETRTTTTETRTPTTVEPTTATPKVATTGVPITTEINPTTEAASQTTTVMPTTTPISTTTMANTTPVKTIRTTTAPHVEPITSTINIGAPTTIHTMLTSMAEATRTSMANTPPVTTTKVAITKCVCTKITIIVTDAHTTTKTSPTTMSMTTLTPVSTTTTIANTKPTTTRVTKSTTIELPVSKTKVTILSTTASITLNLTPAASQTAATMPTTTPNIPSTTMKNILCTTTTSTVEPRETTTRETISGEPTTIKVTTTGAHMTTKTKPTTVLEPAMATDTTKSASTTTLANTKASTTTKTTTMETSTSASTETKNTTVTLETTGTTMANTMPVTTTDVKPRTALTTTTVEPTVITANVTTTGEPTATNNTVTTVVASPTTTTTNMPVTTANPMSATTMVKTTPESTRTTAASTVESRTTTGKVTTTSAATATTMASTTTGETARTITTSTVEPTETITRGTISGEPTTIKTTTSTTIESSETTMPSTISAFTSTTITMPTTTPNHTSTTMENTASITTSTKVEPTTIAMVTTTGAHMTTKPTPTLCMNLQQQQCG